The region TTGCCAATTCCGTGCTCGCTCTTCCTATGGAGTCTTAGctgccacatttttttattattcttacgCCCTGAGCTAAAATACACTGGGAGTCATACGTATCGATGTCGCAGCCAAGGCACAGGGGTATATTTCTTCCACTCACTCATTGAGTCGGTGTTTAATACGACCGTAGACGACAGCCCATTTCATTCGCAATGCATGACGGGCACGCAGTGCCACAACTTCCTGCCATCTACaggtttttttttactttctttgttTGCTGTAGCCGAAACTACAACGTTGTCGGTACCCGTACGTCCTCTATTTGGGAGAGTATGTGCTCTATAGAGGCGGCCGCAAATCGCAAAATATTTCCAATTCCGAAGGATGGTCATCATCAACTGCCACCACCGCTTCCGTAAAACAGCAGGACATATTCCGGCTGTAGTCTCACCTTCTAGTGGCCTGGAACTTTATTCTAGTAACAAAATAAGCATGTGCTGTTGCAGCTGCGAGGCATAGCCGGTTGTCATAGAAAATGTATCGGCGACTGGCGCCACGTCATGCATAGTCACAGGGCTAGCATCTAACTTTTCATTTCCAGCTTCTCAAGCTGCTCCTCTGTCTCGTCGAGCCGAGCGTCTATGTTTGCGGCCACTGCCGTGAGTTTGTCGATCGACAACTCAAGCGCGGTGATCCTTTCCTCCTCTTGCATCGACAACTGAAGCGCGGTGATCCTTTCCTCCTCTTGCATGCTTAGCAATATCTCGTCGGTTTCGCGCCGAACCGCAGCGATGTCATCGCTAGTGACGGAGGAGTCGCTCCGTGGCGCAGGCTCGTCGGGTGCCGCATCTGACAATCTGTTGTTGCACCGACCAATGTAGTGGGCAGCTAGCATGTCATTCAGGATATTCTCGCCGCACTGTTCACAAGGGGACACGTGGAAAGTGCAGTCTTCCTCGTAGTGTTCCAGGAGCGCCGCCAGGGGGCCGACGAAATCGCAGCCGTAGGGCTCATTCCAGCAATAGGCCtaagagaaaagaaataaagggGAGGGGAGCGGAGAATGGCGATAAATATTCATGTTAAGAAAAACAATACTCTGACACTGTACTTTCGCTAACATCTCATAATCCACCGACATTTTATCAAGTAAAATAATGGCGCAAGCTTCCGCGTCATACGAGAAGTTTCAGCAAAGTGGCCGACTTAATTATACCATAAGATAAAGCTATAACCTGTGCGGTGCGTAAACATTGAACGCATTGCATTTAGCTGCTATCGCATGTATGTTTAACGGCTTCAATAAAGCTTTACCTGACGTACATTATAACGCGTACGTTGTGTCTGCATATACGTATACATTCCTAAATTACCCAACTGTTTTCTAATAGGAAGAAATACGTCAAAAATATTTTCCATATAAGTCCGTTCTCATAGTAAGCTAGTAGCACCTAAGAAATCAAAGATATTCTACTCGACCGCAAAATCGGCTTCGCAGGCGGAGTAGCTTGGTTGGAGGGAAAGCGATTGTAATGCTAACCAACTTCAGCCAGGAATATAAACACATCAACAATAGCACGACGACAGCATACACGCAAGAGGTTACCGAAGCCAACAAACTGCTTGTCTTCCAGGATCCTGCTGCTCCCACTTTGACGGTTCCAGTTTCCGAACTATAACCCAAAGTCAATCAAAGTCTGCCCAGGCATAGGCAGAAACAGCTCCAACGTCTCCTATGACAACACAGACTGGTTCTCGTCATGATTGGAAAATTTCCCAAGCCCCAATC is a window of Dermacentor silvarum isolate Dsil-2018 chromosome 4, BIME_Dsil_1.4, whole genome shotgun sequence DNA encoding:
- the LOC119450858 gene encoding uncharacterized protein LOC119450858, whose amino-acid sequence is MAATRDLRRRALHRMTDSVRGVNWRPTLFADELTLNRYACCVCYVLPSTTFVLPCSHGLCGQCHAGCVVEEGGSVCPVDGEPFYEAECQELQLPARKKQGLKAYCWNEPYGCDFVGPLAALLEHYEEDCTFHVSPCEQCGENILNDMLAAHYIGRCNNRLSDAAPDEPAPRSDSSVTSDDIAAVRRETDEILLSMQEEERITALQLSMQEEERITALELSIDKLTAVAANIDARLDETEEQLEKLEMKS